In the genome of Tripterygium wilfordii isolate XIE 37 chromosome 19, ASM1340144v1, whole genome shotgun sequence, one region contains:
- the LOC119985858 gene encoding epidermis-specific secreted glycoprotein EP1-like, with translation MAYISLFAKPLLSLFLFCCIAQALVPLNETFKYVNEGELGPYVVEYDANYRVLSPFAAPFQLCFYNTTPNAYTLALRMGLQRTESIFRWVWEANRGNPVSENATLTFEQDGNLVLADADGRIAWQTNTANKGVVGFRLLPNGNMVLYDYTGKFIWQSFDYPTDTLLVGQSLRLRGPNKLVSRASEVENSPGPYSLVFEPKRFALYFKSSNSPKQYVYYDSTQRFPKPNVAEEYVTLTTELEENSSYIYLTDPNGGSLVLAEPKYNATSSFLRIDLDGNLRIYTYIADVDIGGGAWRSTLIVFAKDSWETECQLPAKCGKFGLCEDSNCVSCPLPNGLTGWTESCEPKKVSSCAAKDFYYYKLEGVDHFSSKFNKGESMKLDACGNKCTKDCKCLGYFYNTASSKCWIAYDLKTLTKVGNSTHLGFIKAPKN, from the coding sequence ATGGCTTACATTTCTCTTTTTGCAAAGcctttgctctctctttttctcttctgttgCATCGCCCAAGCATTAGTCCCTCTCAATGAGACTTTCAAGTATGTCAACGAAGGCGAATTGGGGCCATACGTTGTTGAATACGATGCCAATTATCGCGTTCTATCTCCCTTTGCTGCCCCATTCCAACTATGTTTTTACAACACAACTCCTAATGCCTACACCCTTGCTTTGCGTATGGGTCTTCAGCGTACCGAATCAATTTTTCGTTGGGTCTGGGAGGCTAATCGGGGTAATCCGGTTAGTGAAAATGCAACCCTGACCTTCGAACAAGATGGAAATCTTGTCCTGGCGGATGCGGATGGCCGGATTGCTTGGCAAACCAACACTGCCAACAAAGGTGTTGTTGGCTTCAGATTGCTTCCAAATGGTAACATGGTGTTATATGACTATACAGGAAAGTTTATTTGGCAAAGTTTTGATTACCCAACTGATACTCTCTTAGTGGGCCAGTCTCTTCGGCTAAGAGGCCCAAACAAGTTAGTGAGTCGGGCTTCTGAAGTAGAGAATTCACCTGGGCCTTATAGCCTTGTCTTTGAGCCCAAAAGGTTTGCTCTCTATTTTAAAAGCTCAAATTCTCCTAAACAATATGTGTATTATGATTCAACACAAAGGTTTCCTAAACCAAATGTTGCTGAAGAGTATGTCACACTCACTACTGAGCTTGAAGAAAATTCTTCTTATATATATTTGACCGACCCCAATGGTGGTAGCCTAGTTTTGGCTGAACCCAAGTATAATGCCACATCATCATTTCTTCGAATCGATTTGGATGGAAACTTGAGGATCTATACTTACATTGCTGATGTTGATATTGGCGGTGGTGCATGGAGGAGCACTCTCATTGTGTTTGCTAAAGATTCTTGGGAAACTGAGTGTCAATTGCCGGCAAAGTGTGGGAAATTTGGGCTTTGTGAAGATAGCAATTGTGTTTCTTGCCCATTACCGAATGGGCTAACGGGCTGGACCGAAAGTTGTGAGCCCAAGAAGGTAAGCTCTTGTGCGGCTAAGGATTTCTACTATTACAAATTGGAAGGAGTTGATCATTTCTCAAGCAAGTTCAACAAAGGAGAGTCTATGAAGCTTGATGCTTGCGGCAATAAGTGCACAAAGGATTGCAAATGTTTGGGTTACTTCTACAACACGGCGTCGTCTAAGTGTTGGATTGCTTATGATCTCAAAACCCTGACCAAGGTGGGAAACTCTACTCATTTGGGCTTCATAAAGGCACCAAAGAATTGA
- the LOC119985036 gene encoding dol-P-Man:Man(6)GlcNAc(2)-PP-Dol alpha-1,2-mannosyltransferase-like — MALTARQRRPLPPDPSSSSSESYTKVDKKGRSEEGHEVEDKGLRWFLPVFALGMLRYMSATSNIIHDCDEVFNYWEPLHYLLYKSGFQTWEYSSQFALRSYLYIVLHELVGRPASWLFIDEKVRVFYVVRLFLGLISVIADAVLVVALSRKYGKRIASYALAMLCLTSGCFFASTSFLPSSFSMYALSLSSGLFLLEKPAMAVAVASVGVILGWPFSILAFLPITFYSLARKCKHTLLAGAVTSIALLALSVLVDYYYYRRWTSSVMNLLLYNVVGGGESHLYGTEGPLFYLRNGFNNFNFCFILSLLFLVILPIARKKYAPDLLIVVSPLYIWLGFMSLQPHKEERFLYPIYPLVCVAAAAVIDSFPDLFRDKHNPYDNSWIVMTAKILRPVTLSLILCASHARTFSLINGYAAPLEVYKILEHHDEAGKGSVLCVGSEWHRYPSSFFIPDYVSEVRWIDDGFRGLLPLPFNSTLGGTAAAPPYFNNKNVASDEQYLHDLDACTFLVELHLNRPYLYRGSDLSIWEPIAAFPYLDREFSPPLYRSFFIPYLWQQKNAFGLYKLLRRIPK; from the exons ATGGCACTCACTGCGCGCCAGAGACGCCCTTTACCTCCCGATCCTTCGTCTTCGTCGTCGGAGAGTTACACGAAGGTCGATAAAAAGGGGCGATCGGAGGAGGGCCATGAAGTGGAGGACAAGGGACTGAGGTGGTTCTTGCCGGTGTTCGCCCTGGGAATGCTACGCTACATGAGCGCCACTTCAAACATCATACACGACTGCGATGAGGTCTTCAACTACTGGGAGCCTCTCCATTACCTTCTATACAAGTCCGGATTCCAAACATGGGAGTACAG TTCCCAGTTTGCACTTCGTTCGTATCTATACATTGTTTTACATGAATTGGTGGGTCGACCGGCGTCCTGGTTGTTCATTGATGAAAAG GTGAGAGTGTTCTATGTAGTAAGACTATTTCTTGGTCTCATCTCTGTTATTGCGGATGCTGTTCTGGTAGTGGCTCTTTCGAGAAAGTATGGAAAACGAATTGCCTCTTATGCGCTTGCAATGCTATGTTTAACCAGTGGTTGTTTCTTTGCCAGCACAA GTTTTTTGCCAAGTTCTTTTTCTATGTATGCATTGAGTCTCTCTTCAGGATTATTTCTTCTTGAAAAACCGGCTATGGCCGTTGCTGTTGCATCTGTTGGGGTCATACTTGGCTGGCCATTCTCAATCCTTGCTTTCCTGCCAATCACGTTCTACTCTTTGGCTAGAAAATGCAAACATACACTTTTAGCTGGGGCTGTCACCTCAATTGCTCTTCTT GCACTCTCTGTACTGGTTGATTATTACTACTACAGACGATGGACATCATCTGTTATGAATCTATTACTATATAATGTTGTAGGAGGAGGGGAGAGCCATCTGTATGGGACAGAGGGGCCATTGTTTTACTTGAggaatggatttaacaatttcaacttTTGCTTTATACTTTCCTTGCTTTTTTTGGTAATTCTGCCGATTGCCAGAAAGAAATATGCCCCAGATTTGCTGATTGTGGTCTCACCTCTATATATTTGGCTGGGATTTATGTCTCTGCAGCCACACAAAGAAGAAAG GTTCCTATATCCAATATACCCTCTTGTTTGTGTTGCTGCGGCCGCTGTCATTGATAGCTTTCCTGATCTTTTCCGAGACAAGCATAATCCTTATGATAATTCTTGGATTGTTATG ACAGCCAAAATTCTTAGACCAGTGACTCTTAGCCTCATATTATGTGCCTCCCATGCACGTACGTTTTCACTGATCAATGGCTATGCTGCTCCATTGGAGGTTTACAAGATCTTGGAGCACCATGATGAGGCAGGAAAAG GTTCTGTACTTTGTGTTGGAAGTGAATGGCACCGCTACCCGTCATCATTTTTTATTCCTGATTATGTAAGTGAAGTCCGTTGGATTGATGATGGCTTCAGAGGCCTACTTCCATTGCCTTTCAATTCTACCCTTGGTGGAACTGCAGCAGCTCCTCCATatttcaacaacaaaaatgTGGCTTCAGATGAGCAATAT CTCCACGATCTCGATGCTTGTACCTTCTTAGTTGAGCTGCACCTTAACAGGCCTTACCTTTACCGTGGGAGTGACCTCTCAATCTGGGAG CCTATTGCAGCATTCCCTTACCTGGACAGGGAGTTCTCACCGCCCTTATATCGGTCGTTCTTCATTCCGTATCTCTGGCAGCAGAAGAATGCTTTTGGCTTGTACAAGCTCCTTAGAAGAATACCCAAATGA